Proteins found in one Pongo pygmaeus isolate AG05252 chromosome 8, NHGRI_mPonPyg2-v2.0_pri, whole genome shotgun sequence genomic segment:
- the LOC129045038 gene encoding translation initiation factor IF-2: MQIRSLPPRPSPREAGGGRGGEERGRGRGRGGGGEVRGRGARRAPGASGRSESDGARLQPAKRPPARRGPAPAAAAAAARRLRALQQRRHPRGTAPSPLPGAPARAAPGPRAAFSSPASRSRGARCPPAAFRHRGPAWPPRSSAAAQRARAVRCTCSSAGPQPTLGQHSSGETNPSAARRASGSARLAPAVRCCAPLPPLPPPPESQTPANRAAVAAASQGLGTHRAPAAGAV; encoded by the coding sequence ATGCAAATCCGCTCCCTGCCCCCACGCCCCTCCCCCCGAgaggcgggcggcgggcggggagGAGAAGAGCGGGGGAGGGGACGGGGCCGGGGAGGGGGCGGTGAGGTGCGCGGAAGAGGGGCGAGACGGGCCCCCGGCGCCTCCGGTCGGTCAGAGAGCGACGGGGCGCGTCTGCAGCCCGCCAAGCGGCCTCCTGCGCGCCGGGGCCCCGCgcccgctgctgctgctgctgctgcccgcCGCCTGCGTGCGCTCCAGCAGCGCCGGCATCCTCGgggcaccgcgcccagcccgctCCCTGGGGCGCCCGCTCGCGCCGCGCCTGGGCCTCGCGCCGCCTTCAGTAGCCCCGCCAGCCGGTCGCGGGGTGCCCGGTGCCCGCCGGCCGCATTCCGACACAGAGGGCCGGCCTGGCCGCCGCGATCTTCGGCGGCTGCTCAGCGAGCCCGGGCGGTGAGGTGCACCTGTTCTTCAGCCGGCCCGCAGCCAACCCTCGGCCAGCACTCTTCCGGAGAGACCAATCCCAGCGCAGCGCGGAGGGCTAGCGGCTCGGCTCGCCTCGCTCCAGCCGTTCGCTGCTGCGCGCCgctgccgccgctgccgccgccgccagAGAGTCAAACTCCAGCGAACCGCGCCGCTGTCGCCGCCGCGAGCCAGGGGCTGGGGACGCACCGGGCGCCCGCGGCGGGTGCGGTCTGA